CTGTGCGATCGCGGCTACCTGGCGACCGAGGTGGATCTGCGGGACCACTTCGGTGACGCGGGCACGCTCGCCGAGCGGCTGGCCGGCTTCGACGTCGTCTGGGTCCACGGCGGCAATCCGTTCGTCCTGCGGCTGGCGATGGCCCTCAGCGGCGCCGACCGGATCCTGACCGACCTGCTGTATCGCGACGCCCTCGTCTACGCAGGCTGGAGTGCCGGCGCCTGCGTCCTGTCGCCCAGCCTGCGCGGCCTCGAACTCGTGGACGATCCCGCCGACGCCGTCACCGCCTACGACCGGCAGGTGCTCTGGGAGGGGCTCGGCCTCCTTAGCTACGCCTTCGTTCCCCACTACCGCTCACCGATCCCCGAGAGCGAGTCGATCGAGCGCGTCGTGGAGCGCTACGACCGCGAAGGAGTGCTCTACCGCGTTTTCCGCGACGGCGAGGTCACCCTCGTCTCCTGACCGCCGACCCCTGCAATCCGATCGCCCTCGAAGGAGAATTCCGTGACGTCCGTACGACTGCCGGTGGACAAGCTGGCCCCGCACATCAACCGCGCCCTCAATGCGCTCGACGCCGCCTCCCGGAAGGTCAGCCTGGAGCCCGCGCTGC
This Streptomyces sp. NBC_01283 DNA region includes the following protein-coding sequences:
- a CDS encoding Type 1 glutamine amidotransferase-like domain-containing protein, yielding MRLFLSSWKLGDAPELLDDLANGARNAAVIGNALDALPAPQRQQATGRETAMLCDRGYLATEVDLRDHFGDAGTLAERLAGFDVVWVHGGNPFVLRLAMALSGADRILTDLLYRDALVYAGWSAGACVLSPSLRGLELVDDPADAVTAYDRQVLWEGLGLLSYAFVPHYRSPIPESESIERVVERYDREGVLYRVFRDGEVTLVS